One Stratiformator vulcanicus genomic window, CTCTATCAGGAGGGGTTCGGGCGACCGTGGGCCGGCGTCAGGCCGATCATGAAGGTCGTCACCCGGAAGTTCAAAGAGTTGGGCGGTGATCTCAAACTCCGTCACGGCGTCCAGCAGATTGATCGCGAAGAGGGGCGGGCCGTCGGGGTGACGCTCGACGACGGGCGAAAGCTATACGGCGACAAAGTCCTCTCCTCTGCCGGCGCCGCCGAAACTGCCCGGCTCTGCGATCCCGACGCCGGCTTCGACGACACTTATCGCCCGGGCGGAATATCGTTCGTGGAATCGATCTCGATTCTCGACCGCGAACCGGCTTCGTTCGGACATGACGAGACGATCGTGTTCTACTGCCACGATGAGCGGCTCGCTTACCGCTGCCCGGAAACGCCGGTCGATACGCGGAGCGGGATCATCTGCTCGCCGAATAATTACCAATACGACGAGCCGCAGCCCGACGGTCGCATTCGCATCACCGCGCTGGCCGAACCGGCCTACTGGTTTGACTCACCGGACGAAGAATACTATCCGGCGAAGGAACGAGTCGCGGCCGAAATCGCCGAGTCATCGGTGAAGGTCATGCCCGACTTCCGTCGGTACGTGACCGACCTCGACGTCTTTACGCCCCGCACCATTAAGAAGTACACCGGCCACCTCAACGGTGCCGTCTACGGGTCCCCGCACAAGTTCCGCGACGGTTGCACGCCGGTCGAGAACCTGTTTCTGTGCGGGACCGACCAAGGCTATCTCGGAATTATCGGAGCGATGTTGTCCGGGGTATCGATCGCGAATATGCATCTGTTGAGATGAACGAGAAGCGGTGAGGGAGAAGCGAACGATTGCGATGCCGCTTCTCGCTTCTCGCTTCCCGCTCATCGCTTCCCGCAGACTTGGCAGAAGTATTCGAGCTACACATCACCAAGGCATTTTCGATGCGCGTTCTCGTGACCGGCGGTGCCGGGTTTATCGGCAGCCATATTTTGGAGCAGCTTGCTTCCGCGGGGGTCGAGGCGGCGGCGCTCGACGATCTGTCGGGGGGCAAAAGAGAGAACGTCCCTGAAGGCGTTCCCCTATTCGAGGTCGACGTTCGCGATGCCTCGGCGGTGAAAACGGCGTTTGATGAGTTCCGACCGACGCACGTCTCGCATCAGGCCGCGCAGGTCTCGGTCAGCCGTTCGGTCCGCGAGCCGGAGTTCGATGCTGAGGTGAATGTGCTCGGGCTGCTGAACGTGATTCGTTGCTGCGGCGAGTCGGAAGTCGAGCGATTGCTGTTTGCTTCATCGGGCGGTGCGATCTACGGCGACGTGCTCAGCCCCGCGAAGGAAGACCACCCGACTCAGCCGCTCGCGCCTTACGGCATTTCGAAGATGGTCGGCGAGCACTACCTGCGGTTCGCGCACGCCGAACACGGCCTCATCGCCGTCGCGCTGCGTTATTCCAACGTCTATGGCCCGCGGCAGGATCCGCACGGCGAGGCGGGGGTCGTGGCAATTTTCTCTCAGAAAATGCTCAGCGGCGAGGAGGTCACGATCTTCGGTGACGGAAAATACGTTCGCGATTATGTGCACGTCGGCGATGTCGCCGCGGCCAACGTCGCCGCACTAGACGCCGAATTGGAAGCGGGAAAGCACGCGTTCAACATCGGCACGGCGGTCCCGACCGACGTCAATCAGCTCGCTGCGCTCGTGATGACCGCGGCCACCGAGGCGACCGCTGAGGCCGGCAAGCCGGTCGAGATCCCAAAGCCGGTACACGGCGATCCCCGAGCCGGCGATTTACGCTCGAGCATTATCAGCTCGGCAAAAGCGAAGGCGGAATTGGGTTGGGAGCCTCAGCACTCGATCGAAAGTGGCTTGGCCGAAACGGTCAGGTGGTTTTTGCGGCGAGGTTAGAATTGCAGGGCCGGCGAGCAGCCAATTTCCGCAATCGATGCTGGACATTGACGCACGCTTCGGCCACGCTGGTCGGACAGCTTATTCTCTGACGATGTCCGCTTCCGGCAATGTCCGCGGAGACCGCCCCATGTCGCCGATCGAGAATCTCGCCGCACGTCGCCGACGTCGCTTGTCGCTGATCGCCCTGTCGAACTCATCGGAGTTCGACAGCGACTTCGAAGAGCACGCCTTCGAAACGGAGGCAGTTCCCGACTCCGAGCCGGAGCGCATCGAGCCACAGCCCGTTCTGCCCGATGCCGAACATTTGCTTGAACTCTCGCGGCGTCACCGCACCGTCGCCGACTCCTATGAACGGCTCGCCGCCGCGACCGCAGACCCGAACGAAGACTTCGCCCGGCTTAGATTGCTCCAAGCCGAAATCGGCATGCGGACTGATCGGCTGGTTGAGGCTGCAAGGTCATGCAAGCAGCCTCCGACGCA contains:
- a CDS encoding phytoene desaturase family protein, which codes for MDDRYDVIIIGAGLSGLAAGIRLAYYDKRVCVLERHTTIGGLNSFYRLRKKNHDVGLHAVTNWRPPGTKKGPLSKLLRQLRIGWEDFGLVEQNGSSVVFPGQKLRFTNDIAILESDIAERFPSQIDGFRRLTRHVDESDPFDLSPEETSSRKVVGDFISDPLLAEMIFCPLFFYGSATPDDMDWRQFVILFRALYQEGFGRPWAGVRPIMKVVTRKFKELGGDLKLRHGVQQIDREEGRAVGVTLDDGRKLYGDKVLSSAGAAETARLCDPDAGFDDTYRPGGISFVESISILDREPASFGHDETIVFYCHDERLAYRCPETPVDTRSGIICSPNNYQYDEPQPDGRIRITALAEPAYWFDSPDEEYYPAKERVAAEIAESSVKVMPDFRRYVTDLDVFTPRTIKKYTGHLNGAVYGSPHKFRDGCTPVENLFLCGTDQGYLGIIGAMLSGVSIANMHLLR
- a CDS encoding NAD-dependent epimerase/dehydratase family protein — its product is MRVLVTGGAGFIGSHILEQLASAGVEAAALDDLSGGKRENVPEGVPLFEVDVRDASAVKTAFDEFRPTHVSHQAAQVSVSRSVREPEFDAEVNVLGLLNVIRCCGESEVERLLFASSGGAIYGDVLSPAKEDHPTQPLAPYGISKMVGEHYLRFAHAEHGLIAVALRYSNVYGPRQDPHGEAGVVAIFSQKMLSGEEVTIFGDGKYVRDYVHVGDVAAANVAALDAELEAGKHAFNIGTAVPTDVNQLAALVMTAATEATAEAGKPVEIPKPVHGDPRAGDLRSSIISSAKAKAELGWEPQHSIESGLAETVRWFLRRG